GGTGAATTAAGTTCGTGTCGCACACAAAGATTTTtcattcttcttttctcatctcatcatcattcatAAAGtttcttaaaaaaaaatttcatcttcCATTTTTACTTTCAATTAAGTTGAACATTCCTAGATAACAAAAAGATGTCAAAAAGATCAGCTGAAGACGATTTAAATGGCAATGATTCTACCAGTCATACCGCCattaaaaccaataaaGATTCTTTTCCAACTACTACAACTGGaaaggaagaagaacaagacaATATGGATATTGGTGAATTTGAAGATCCATATGGAGATGAGTTTGAAagtgatgaagaaatcatAGAATTGGATGATAACAATGATGGcgatgaagatgatgatatgattgatgaaaattcCACACAAgttaaaattgaagaattagaagccaaagaacaagaacaagaacaagaacaagtgcaatcatcaatatatttacCTCATAAATCTAAACCATTAGGTCCAGATGAAGTATTAGAAGCAGATCCAACTGTTTATGAAATGTTacataatatcaatttacCATGGCCTTGTTTAACGGTTGATATTTTACCAGATTCTTTAGGTAATGAAAGAAGATCATATCCAGCAACTGTTTATTTAGCTACTGCTACTCAAGCTGCCAAAGCCaaagataatgaattattagcAATGAAAGCATCTTCATTGGCTAAAACATTAGTtaaagatgaaaatgaagaagaagatgaagacgaggacgatgatgaagatgaagttGATAGTGATCCTATATTAGATTCAGAATCTATTCCATTAAGACACACCACAAATAGAGTAAGAGTAAGTCCTCATGCTCAACAAACTGGGGAATATTTAACTGCTTCAATGTCAGAAAATGGTGAAgtttatatatttgatttactGGCACAATATAAAGCATTTGATACACCAGGATATATGATTCCTAAATCATCGAAAAGACCAATTCATACTATTCGTGCTCATGGTAATGTTGAAGGTTATGGATTAGATTGGTCTCCATTAGTCAATACGGGAGCTTTATTATCTGGAGATATGTC
This is a stretch of genomic DNA from Candida dubliniensis CD36 chromosome 1, complete sequence. It encodes these proteins:
- a CDS encoding ribosome assembly protein, putative (Similar to S. cerevisiae RRB1;~Similar to C. albicans RRB1); protein product: MSKRSAEDDLNGNDSTSHTAIKTNKDSFPTTTTGKEEEQDNMDIGEFEDPYGDEFESDEEIIELDDNNDGDEDDDMIDENSTQVKIEELEAKEQEQEQEQVQSSIYLPHKSKPLGPDEVLEADPTVYEMLHNINLPWPCLTVDILPDSLGNERRSYPATVYLATATQAAKAKDNELLAMKASSLAKTLVKDENEEEDEDEDDDEDEVDSDPILDSESIPLRHTTNRVRVSPHAQQTGEYLTASMSENGEVYIFDLSAQYKAFDTPGYMIPKSSKRPIHTIRAHGNVEGYGLDWSPLVNTGALLSGDMSGRIYLTNRTTSSWITDKTPFFASQSSIEDIQWSTGETTVFATGGCDGYIRIWDTRSKKHKPALSVIASKSDVNVISWSSKINHLLASGHDNGSWGVWDLRNFTNNNNNNNNNTNPSPVANYDFHKSPITSISFNPLDESIIAVSSEDNTVTLWDLAVEADDEEISQQRKEAQELHDIPPQLLFVHWQRDVKDVRWHPQIPGCLVSTGGDGLNIWKTISV